A DNA window from Theobroma cacao cultivar B97-61/B2 chromosome 5, Criollo_cocoa_genome_V2, whole genome shotgun sequence contains the following coding sequences:
- the LOC18599719 gene encoding glycine-rich protein A3 produces the protein MGGGKDKNEGESSDKGLFSNLAGYAAGHYPPPGSYPSHGYPPQGYPPAGYPPPGGYPPPGGYPPTGYPPPGGHPPAAYPPHGGYPPAGYPPHGGYPPAGYPGHGSHGHGVGGLIAGGAAAAAAAYGAHHVAHGAHNLAHGGYYGHGHGKFKHGKFKHGKFGKHGRPGMFGKHKGKFFGYKKWK, from the exons ATGGGAGGTGGTAAAGACAAGAATGAAGGCGAGTCAAGTGACAAAGGGCTGTTTTCTAATCTTGCTGGCTATGCTGCTGGACATTATCCTCCACCTGGATCCTACCCTTCTCATGGGTATCCGCCACAAGGCTACCCACCTGCTGGATACCCTCCTCCAGGTGGATATCCTCCTCCTGGCGGATATCCACCTACTGGATATCCTCCCCCAGGAGGACACCCTCCAGCTGCGTATCCACCGCATGGTGGATATCCACCAGCTGGTTATCCACCGCATGGTGGATATCCACCAGCTGGTTATCCTG GACACGGTTCACATGGACATGGTGTGGGAGGATTAATAGCTGGGggtgctgctgctgctgctgctgcttaTGGGGCGCACCATGTGGCACACGGAGCTCATAATCTTGCACATGGGGGTTACTATGGCCATGGCCATGGAAAATTCAAACATGGGAAGTTTAAGCATGGGAAGTTTGGGAAGCATGGCAGGCCTGGCA
- the LOC18599720 gene encoding tRNA (guanine-N(7)-)-methyltransferase, whose translation MASFVCLHICAVPRAAKQALSSLVLLHKLPSSLQPNYCITKAFTFSSASVSIDANKELRSNELVALEYADLNLTDKISQELGHVRIRQHVNPLSSSFSVPASIPDWSEVFRDPTLPLMVDIGCGSGRFLMWLAKQNSDSQNYLGLEIRAKLVKRAGFWVKELALSNIHFIFANASISFKHLVSTYPGPLMLVSILCPDPHFKKRHHKRRVVQKPLVDSILTSLMPGGKVFIQSDVLEVAVDMRKQFDLEPGALQHVDTVDPSVLCDDEGWLMNNPMGIRTEREIHAQFEGAKIYRRLYQKRIH comes from the exons atggctTCTTTCGTTTGCTTACACATTTGTGCAGTCCCAAGGGCTGCGAAACAAGCTCTTTCCTCACTAGTATTACTCCACAAACTCCCCTCTTCTCTTCAACCCAACTATTGCATCACCAAagcttttactttttcttctgCTTCTGTTTCTATTGATGCTAATAAGGAGCTCAGGAGCAATGAACTGGTGGCTCTCGAGTATGCTGACCTTAACCTCACTGACAAGATTTCTCAG GAGTTGGGTCATGTAAGAATCAGGCAACATGTCAACCCTCTTAGTTCATCTTTCTCT GTGCCAGCGTCTATACCTGATTGGAGTGAAGTCTTCAGGGATCCAACATTGCCACTTATGGTGGATATTGGATGTG GAAGTGGCAGATTTCTCATGTGGCTTGCGAAACAAAATTCTGATTCACAAAATTATTTGGGACTGGAAATACGAGCAAAA CTGGTCAAGCGTGCTGGGTTTTGGGTAAAAGAGCTGGCTCTTAGTAACAT ACATTTCATATTTGCAAATGCTTCAATTTCCTTCAAACATTTAGTGTCTACTTATCCTGGACCATTGATGCTAGTTTCAATATTG TGCCCCGACCCTCATTTCAAGAAAAGGCATCATAAAAGAAGGGTTGTACAGAAGCCTTTAGTAGATTCCATCCTAACTAGTTTAATGCCAGGAGGAAAG GTTTTTATACAATCTGATGTGCTTGAAGTCGCTGTCGACATGAGAAAGCAGTTTGATCTGGAGCCTGGTGCACTTCAACATGTTGACACGGTTGATCCAAGTGTGTTATGTGATGATGAGGGATGGTTAATGAACAATCCAATGGGTATCAGGACTGAAAGAGAAATCCATGCACAGTTCGAAGGTGCAAAAATATACAGGAGGTTGTACCAGAAAAGAATACACTAG
- the LOC18599721 gene encoding uncharacterized protein LOC18599721, with protein sequence MALALPPLNFKPQCSSSSSSSSSSTNYRPAVILPGLGNNTGDYKKLELTLQEYGVPTVVAKVSRIDWLRNAAGLVDPNYWKGTLQPRPVLDWYLKRVDDAVQEAKELAQGGTLSLIGHSAGGWLARVYMEEFGFSHISLLLTLGTPHLPPPKDLQGVIDQTRGLLYYVEKHCKKAVYTPELKYVCIAGRYLQGARLVSDSKLDADSVVSIDPDQPISDVAVVKNKTDSTSVSTTFRARFVGQGYKQVCGQADVWGDGVVPEVSAHLEGALNISLDGVYHSPVGSDDVSRPWYGSSPVVEQWIHHLLN encoded by the exons ATGGCGTTGGCTTTGCCACCACTCAATTTCAAACCCCAATGCTCCTCCTCCTCATCTTCCTCCTCTTCTTCCACCAACTACCGCCCTGCTGTCATCCTTCCA GGGTTAGGGAATAATACTGGTGACTACAAGAAGTTGGAGTTGACCTTGCAAGAGTATGGAGTACCTACTGTTGTTGCTAAGGTTTCAAGAATTGATTGGCTGAGGAATGCAGCTGGCTTGGTGGACCCCAACTACTGGAAAGGCACTCTGCAGCCTAGGCCTGTTCTTGACTG GTATTTGAAGAGGGTTGATGATGCAGTTCAAGAAGCAAAGGAATTAGCACAGG GTGGGACATTATCATTGATTGGACACTCAGCTGGAGGATGGCTAGCACGTGTTTACATGGAAGAATTTGGATTCTCTCACATCTCCTTGCTTCTGACTCTTGGTACTCCCCACTT GCCTCCTCCGAAAGATTTGCAAGGGGTCATTGATCAAACAAGGGGTCTACTTTATTATGTTGAAAAACACTGCAAAAAGGCTGTCTATACACCTGAGCTGAAATATGTATGTATTGCAGGAAG GTATCTTCAGGGAGCTCGCCTTGTTAGTGACTCAAAGCTGGATGCTGATTCTGTGGTTAGCATCGATCCTGACCAACCAATTTCAGATGTTGCTGTTGTTAAAAATAAGACTGATTCAACCTCTGTTTCTACAACCTTTCGTGCTCGCTTTGTTGGTCAAGGGTACAAGCAG GTTTGTGGACAGGCAGATGTATGGGGTGATGGAGTTGTACCAGAAGTATCAGCTCATCTAGAAGGAGCACTCAACATTAGCTTGGATGGAGTCTACCACTCACCAGTTGGTTCAGATGATGTATCAAGACCATGGTATGGTTCTTCCCCTGTTGTAGAGCAATGGATACATCATCTCCTCAATTAA
- the LOC18599722 gene encoding protein TRI1, protein MSRILQGFRALLASPAVSTSSSATAAAKFSSASAAAAKPAATKVSRKPKKPTTSKPKADKPAAPRTTNRPTGISKVTPVSPALGQFLGAQQASRTEAVKQIWTYIKSHNLQNPSNKREIFCDEKLKAIFYGKEKIGFLEIGKLLTGHFVKTD, encoded by the exons ATGTCTAGGATTCTCCAAGGTTTCAGGGCGCTTTTAGCTTCCCCAGCGGTGTCGACGTCGTCGTCGGCAACAGCAGCAGCCAAGTTTTCGTCTGCTTCTGCTGCTGCTGCGAAACCAGCTGCTACTAAAGTGAGTCGGAAACCAAAAAAGCCGACCACCTCAAAACCGAAGGCCGACAAACCAGCTGCTCCTCGAACTACGAATCGACCCACCGGGATATCAAAGGTTACCCCTGTTTCACCTGCTTTGGGTCAGTTCCTTGGAGCCCAACAGGCTTCCCGTACTGAAGCTGTTAAGCAGATCTGGACCTATATCAAATCGCACAACCTCCAG AATCCCAGTAATAAGAGGGAGATCTTTTGTGATGAGAAGCTTAAGGCCATTTTttatggaaaagaaaagattggtTTCCTGGAGATTGGAAAATTGTTAACGGGCCACTTTGTGAAGACTGACTGA
- the LOC18599723 gene encoding F-box protein At3g56470 — protein MEGEEINKTEEEKIYCLCRLPVDVLEIILRYLSVLDYIKFRTVSKCWRLAFSTCASSSSIILQQRPEREFPWFVVLKTKPEGRKHRGCPVLHTEGLLGNMRSRVAYKTDMPELCGTRILLSKYGWLLLFKGNDNSCSSSSLYFFNPFSKAKIVLPSMDVTKLRSPLFDISAPPTSPDCMVFIAYWVQWKRVMIDLCRKGESNWTSYGGGPGGPIINAVFAKGIWYYLHSDGELSAFDAVHHHYICTPGILGLDFSFYTFSRLVSYAVKRGEQVLLRIHACCGCYEIALSSPHLLVATTINRGPEDPEYLFLTDAEKAIEREREVICVDSFNPDAWCLVYPSADTFECRWHQFISNRIPHYDLREISCHVRNKCSTFLMWFEPVWVEPSPNLTWT, from the coding sequence ATGGAGGGTgaggaaataaataaaactgaAGAGGAGAAAATCTACTGTCTTTGTCGTCTCCCCGTGGATGTTCTGGAAATTATATTGAGGTATTTATCAGTCCTTGATTACATAAAATTCCGTACTGTTTCCAAGTGTTGGCGTCTGGCCTTCTCCACTtgtgcttcttcttcttctattaTATTACAACAACGTCCAGAAAGAGAGTTTCCATGGTTTGTGGTCTTGAAGACAAAGCCAGAAGGGAGGAAACATAGGGGCTGCCCGGTGTTGCACACAGAAGGCTTGCTGGGGAACATGCGTTCTAGGGTTGCATACAAGACGGACATGCCAGAACTATGTGGAACACGAATCCTGTTGTCCAAGTACGGGTggcttcttctttttaaagGCAATGATAATTCTTGCTCCTCCTCATCACTTTATTTCTTCAACCCATTCTCCAAGGCCAAAATTGTGCTTCCCTCGATGGACGTAACCAAATTACGTAGCCCTCTATTTGACATATCTGCTCCACCTACATCCCCAGATTGCATGGTTTTCATCGCATATTGGGTCCAATGGAAACGTGTTATGATTGATCTGTGCAGAAAAGGAGAATCTAATTGGACTAGTTATGGAGGTGGGCCTGGGGGGCCGATTATTAATGCAGTCTTTGCTAAGGGAATATGGTATTACTTGCATTCCGATGGAGAACTTAGCGCATTCGATGCTGTTCATCACCACTACATCTGTACTCCTGGTATACTAGGCCTTgattttagcttttacactttCTCTAGACTGGTTTCGTATGCTGTCAAGCGTGGAGAACAAGTTCTTCTTCGCATTCATGCTTGTTGTGGGTGTTACGAAATTGCATTATCTTCTCCTCATTTATTGGTGGCGACAACAATAAATCGTGGCCCCGAGGATCCAGAATATTTGTTCCTCACAGATGCTGAGAAGGCTATTGAACGTGAAAGAGAAGTGATATGTGTTGATTCTTTTAATCCGGATGCATGGTGTCTAGTTTATCCTTCTGCTGACACTTTTGAGTGTAGGTGGCATCAATTTATAAGCAATCGCATACCGCATTATGATTTGAGGGAAATAAGCTGTCATGTAAGAAATAAGTGCTCCACATTTTTGATGTGGTTTGAGCCTGTTTGGGTTGAACCCTCTCCTAACTTGACTTGGACTTGA